A stretch of DNA from Natrinema halophilum:
TGTCGACGCCGCGCATCCGCTGGACGCGGCGGTCGGTATTGGTGACGGTGCCGCCGCGCTCGGCCCACGTCGTTGCCGGGAGAACGACGTCTGCGAACTCCGCGGTTTCAGTCATGAAGATGTCCTGAACGACTGTGAACTCGAGGTCCGCGAGCCGTTCGGCGACGCTGTTGGCGTCGGGTTCGCTCATTACCGGGTTCTCGCCCATAACGTAGAGTCCTCTGATGGCGTCGCCGGCTTCGTAGGTGAGTTCGACGTTCGTGAGGCCCGGTTCGGCCGGGATCTCGAAGCCCCAGACGTCCTCGACGGATTCGCGGGCTGCGTCGTCGTCGACGAGTTGGTAGCCGGGCAACACGTTCGGCATCGCACCGACGTCACAGGTCCCCTGGACGTTGTTCTGTCCGCGCAGCGGGTTGACACCCGTTCCGGGTCGTCCGAGGTTGCCCGTGATCAGCGCCAGGTTGATTTCGTTTTGAACGTTGTCGACGCCGCAGGCGTGTTGGCTCATCCCCATTCCGGTGAAGATCGCGGCGTTGTCCGCCGCCGCATACTTCGTCGCCGCACGTTCGATCTCCTCGAGCGGGACGCCACACTCCGCTGCCGCGGCCGATTTGTCGAATCCCTCGAGCGTCTCCCGGAGGTGTTCGAACCCCTCCGTGCGCTCCTCGACGAACTCCTCGTCGATCCAGCCCTCGTCGGGGTTTTCGTCGTGGTAGTCGAGGATCGTCTTGAGAACGATATTCAACAGCGGAATGTCCGTTCCGGGATTCAACTGCAGGTGCAGGTGGCGGTCCGTGTCGTCGATTCCGAACGTCCGCGTGGTCTTGTTCGCGTGCGGGTCGACCTGGACAACGGTCGCACCATCGAGGACAGCCTGCCTGAAGTACTGGCTGTTCGCTATCGGATGTTGCTCGCCCGGATTCGCACCCTGAATCCAGAAGAGATCCGCCGCGTCGCGGAGATCTCGCATGCTGTTGGTCATCGCGCCCGCGCCTAGACTGGTCCGCAGCGCCCAGACCGTTGAAGCGTGGCACATTCGCGTACAGTTGTCGACGTTGTTAGTCCCGTACCGGCGGGCTAGTTTCTGAAGCAGGTAATTCTCCTCGTTCATCACCTTCGAGGAGGCGAGAAATCCCATCGAATCCGGTCCGTGTTCGTCGCGGATGCGCTCGAGTTCGTCGACGACGTACTCGAGCGCCTCGCTCCAGGATGCCTCGCGGAACTCGCCGTCTTCTTTGATCAGCGGATCGGTGAGCCGGTCCTCGTGGTCGACGACCTCCGTCGCCGCCCCACCTTTGATGCAGATGCGTCCCTCGTTGACGGGCGCATCGCCCCAGGGGAGGAACCGGACGTCGCCAGCCTCGTCGCCCTGCTGGATCTCGATGCCACACCCGACGCCGCAGTACGGACAAATCGTCTTGACCGGGTCTTGGTTCTCACTGGACATTGTGTTCTTCCGTCTCGCCCGTTACCCGCATCCAACGACCCCACCGTGCATGATGTTTTCTACCACGCGGAATGTATGTCGGTGCGAGGGAGGAGTCACTGATCGCACTGATCGCAATTCCCGCCTCTGAAGGGGCAGCCGGCCGCTCTCGTCGCGGGGTCGCCGCCGAGGTACCGTTCCCCGACGACGGGGAAACGTTGACGGACGGTCGTGGGGAACGACAGGACGATGGAACTCACGCGTTCGCTCGTAGAAACTCAGGCGCGCGAGTACAGGGAGCGCGAGCCCCTGTACGCGGTCGAGCGTGAGAACATCGAGACGCTCCCGGACGCGTTCGCAACGGGGGAATACGGCCGCCGGGATGCCGCCTGGGTCGTCAGATGGTACTACCGACGGTTTCTCGGGGCGTATCCCGACGACGAGCGACGGGATGCCGAGGAGCGGTTCTGGGAGAACGACTTCGAGACGGTCCGTCGGGCTATCGCAGACGTAGTCGACGCGACCGACGCCGCAGCAGGCCTCGCTCGGCTGACCGATCTCGCAGCCGTCGATGTCCCCGTCGGCTCGGCCTTCCTCATGTTCGTGGACCCTGACGAGTACATCGTCGTCGGTCCCCGCGAGTGGTCGGCGCTCCGGGAGGCTGAAGCGCTTTCTCGACCCTACCCTGATCCGCCAGCGATTCCGGAGTACGTGGACTACCTCGAGCGGTGTCGTTCGCTTACCGCTCGTCTGGAGTGTAACTACTGGACGCTGTACCGAGCGCTCTGGCGGCTCTCGTCGTGATCGAGAGCGCCGGTGGTGCCTACACAGCAACGAGACACCGGATGCTTTTCCCCTCCGTCGACGAAGAACGAATATGGCTTCCGAAACTGGCCGAGACGATCGTACGGGCCTGATTCTCGCAGGCGGTCATTCGACCCGTTTCGGCGATGAGGACAAGGCCCTTGCCGACCTCGCCGGAACGCCGATGATCCGCCGCGTTTTCCGCCGTCTCGAGCCGGTCGTCGACGATATCGTCGTCAATTGTCGGATGGAGCAGGTGCCGGCGATTCGCACAGCGCTTGCGGACGGGCCGAACGCGTCATTCGCCGTCGATCCCATCCCCGACCGCGGGCCGGTGGCGGGAATCCTGACGGGTCTTCGTGAAGCCACAACTGCATACGCCGCGGTCGTCGGGTGCGACATGCCCTTCATCGATACAGCGCTCGTCGACCACCTCTTCGAGCGGGCGAGCGGCCACGATGCCGCAGTACCACGGCTCGACGATCGGTGGTTCCAGACGACACAGGCCGTGTACCAGGCTAAGCCGATGGCTGAAGCCTGCGAGCGCGCCCTGGAGCGCGACGAGCGACGAATTGTCGAACCGCTGTTCGAACTCGATTACGTCGTCGTCGATGAAAACGAGGTTCGATCACACGCCAGCCTCGAGACATTCGAGAACGTCAACACCCGTGAGGAACTGGAGGCGGCCGCGACCCGTCTGGAAGCCGAGTAAAACCGGCATCCCACGCTACGCTTCGATGACGTCGACAACCGGATCGTCGGCGACCATCCGGGCCAACACGACGCGCTCGACGGCCGGCGTTCGCTCGAGGAGCCCCGCCGCGATTTCCTCGGCGTCGGACCGGGAATCTTCATCGTCGACTTTGTTGAGCAGCGGGACAACCGTCGCGTCGTCGGGGACGTCCGTCAGTCCGCCGCGCTCGCTTGCGAGAACGCGAGCCACGTCGATGGCCTGAACGGGGTCGCCGCGTTTGCGTCCGGTGATCGCCGACACGTGTTCGGGACGATGAACGTATTCGCTCGAGAGCGGTTTCCCGACGGCCCGAACGCTCGCGATCGGAATCACGGTATCGACGCGGCGGGGAAGTTGCGGTTCGTCCGTACCCGGGGCTTTGAACTCCCTCGTCCGGGCACCATCTGCCTTGACGAGTACGAGGTCGGCGACTTCTGCCGATGCGATTCGATCGACGTCACCGGGGTCGTATCCGCCGTATCGCTCTTCTCCGTCCCGTCCCGGAACGACCCCGACGGGCCAATCGCTCGTCCGCTTGATGGCCGGGATCGGATCGGCAGTCACGTGAACTCGTGTCACGTTCCGGTCGAAAGGCGGAATCCGGACCGTCGCAGTCACGACCACTCGTCGGTCTTCCTCGCGGGCGGCTTTTTCGGCAAGCGCGTAGAGCGTCGTCTTCTTCCCGCCCGCACCGACGACGGCCACGACGCCAGTCTCGGCACGGAGCGCTTCGATGACGTCCATACTGGCAGTACCACCGTGACAGCCTAATCAGTTGGGACCGACGGGAGCGACGCATCCGCCACTCGCTCGACGTACCCCGGACCGCGACGCCCGGTCATCGCCGTTCGACGGGGCGACACTCGATCCAGGACCGATCTCGGTCTCGATCGAATAGTGATCATGCCCGCCATCGATCGGCGCCTCGTCGGCAGGCTACACGCGTCGTACTGCCGTCGTGTCCCTGAAGCGCTCTCCCGTAGTCGACCGGCTTGCGGGCGTGTGGCGGGAGTTTTTTCCCTTTCAACGGCTACTACCCATTGCATGAGTACACGATCGGACGCCACCGACGAGGTTTTCTGGGGGGACACGAACGACGAGGTGGCGCTCGAACGATATCGAAGGCTCGTCGAGGCGATCGGCGACGGGATCTACCAGCTCGATACCGACGGAAATTTCGTCGCGGTAAACGAGACGATCGTCGAGATAACGGGCTATACTCGGGGCGAACTCCGCGGCGAACACGTTTCACTCCTTCTAGATGCGGCCGATGTGGACTCGATCGAACGCAAACTCTCCGATTATCTGACTGCGGATGCAAGCGAGATCCCCGCCTTCGAACTCGCCGTTCGCACCGCCGACGGGGACAGAATCCGCTGTGAAGTCCAAATAACTCCGCTTACGGACCAAGACGAGTTTCGGGGAACGATCGGCGTCGTCAGAGTTCGCTCCGAGGGACCGCAACCGACCGCACTCGACTCGGTCCGACCGTCGTACGAGTCGATTTCCAATATTTTAGACGAGACGAACGTCGGCGTGCTCGTCCTCGACGATGCGCTCGACGTCAGGTGGATCGACGAGACAATCGAGGAGTATCTCGGTCTCGACCGCGAAGCGGTCGTCGGACGAAACAAACGCAGGGTGATCGAGGAGACGCTTACGGGGATGGACATCAACCCCGACTCGTTCGCCGAAACCGTTCTCGCGGCGTACGACGACGACGAGTACATCGATCACCTCGAGTGTCGGGTCACCGGCGATGGGGACGGCGAACTCGAGGACCGATGGCTCGAGTACCAGAGCAAGCCGATCACGTCGGGACGGTACGCCGGCGGGCGGATCGAACTCTACTACGACATCACCGATCGAAAGCGGTCGGAGGACTCCCTTCAGGAGCGCCAGGAAGCGTTTCAATCGCTGGTCGAAGCGGTCGAGGAGTACGCTATCTTCCGACTCGACCCCGATGGGCGTGTCATTAGCTGGAACAGAGGTGCAGAGCGGATCAAAGGCTACGACCCCGACGAGATCATCGGCGAACACTTCTCGACGTTTTATACGGAGGCGGACCGCGCGGCGGACGTACCCGAACGGAACCTCGAGACCGCACTCGAGAACGGCTCCGTCGAGGACGAAGGGTGGCGTCTCAGAAAGGACGGCACCCGCTTCTGGGCGAACGTGACGATTACGCCGGTGTGGGACGACGGCTCCCATCGTGGATACCTGAAGGTGACTCGCGACATGACCGATCGACGGGAGCGCGAGCGGGAACTCGAAAGCGAACTCCATCGCATCCTCAGTCGGATCTCGGATGCGTTCTACGCGGTCGACGACGAGTTTCGATTCACCCACGTCAACGACCGTGCCGAGGAACTCCTGCAGCGTTCCGAAGCGGACCTACTCGGGGAGACGCTCTGGGACGTATTTCCCGATCTCCGCGAGATCGACGAGGTCCGGACCGCCTTCCACGAGGCGCTTGAAACCCAGCAGCCGACAAGCTACGAACTGTACTACGACGTCCTCGACTTCTGGGTGGAGGCGAACCTCTATCCGTCCGAGACCGGTATCTCGGTGTACTTCCGTGACGTAACGGATCGAAAGGAGCGCGAACGTGAACTCGAGCGAACCGAGCGCCGGTTCGAAGCAATTTTCGAGGATCCGAACATCCTCGTCGGCCTGCTCGAACCCGACGGGACGGTCATCGACATTAATCAAACGGCGATGGAGTACATCGACGCCGATCTGGCGGCAGTGACCGGTGAACTGTTCTGGGAGACGCCGTGGTGGGGAGAAGGCGAGGAAATCCGGGCCGACGTGAGAGAATGGACCGAACGCGCCGCGGACGGCGAGTACGTGAACTTCGAGGCGGATCTTACGCGACCCAACGGGGACCTGTACACCCTGAACGGCGTTTTCAGACCGGTCACGAACGACGATGGCGACGTCGTTTCGGTCATCGTCTCGGACCGCGACGTTACCGAACGCAAGCAGCGCGAACGCGAACTCGAAGAATCGGAGCAGCGATACCGGACCATCGCGGAGTACTTTCCAAACGGTATCATCACGTTGTTCGACCACGATCTCGAGTACACGCTGGCGGCCGGTCAGGGCTTCGACCGCATTCCCGTCGACCCCGACGATCTGGAAGGGCAGAGCTTCTACGACGTCTGGCCTGCGGGAACGAGCAGCGATCTCGAACCCGCAATCCTTGCCGCGCTCGAGGGGGATGAACAGTCGGTCGAGCTTTCGTACGCGGGCCGAGAATGGGTCATCCACGCAGTCCCGATCACCGACGAACGCGGCGAAGTCTTCGCCGGCGTAACGATGGCACAGGACATCACCGAGCGGAAGGCGAACCAACGCAAACTCGAGAAAACCATCTCGCAACTGGAGGAATCGAACAAACGCCTCGAGCAGTTCGCGTACGCCGCCTCCCACGATCTGCAAGAGCCGCTGCGGATGGTTTCGAGTTACC
This window harbors:
- a CDS encoding PAS domain-containing sensor histidine kinase yields the protein MSTRSDATDEVFWGDTNDEVALERYRRLVEAIGDGIYQLDTDGNFVAVNETIVEITGYTRGELRGEHVSLLLDAADVDSIERKLSDYLTADASEIPAFELAVRTADGDRIRCEVQITPLTDQDEFRGTIGVVRVRSEGPQPTALDSVRPSYESISNILDETNVGVLVLDDALDVRWIDETIEEYLGLDREAVVGRNKRRVIEETLTGMDINPDSFAETVLAAYDDDEYIDHLECRVTGDGDGELEDRWLEYQSKPITSGRYAGGRIELYYDITDRKRSEDSLQERQEAFQSLVEAVEEYAIFRLDPDGRVISWNRGAERIKGYDPDEIIGEHFSTFYTEADRAADVPERNLETALENGSVEDEGWRLRKDGTRFWANVTITPVWDDGSHRGYLKVTRDMTDRRERERELESELHRILSRISDAFYAVDDEFRFTHVNDRAEELLQRSEADLLGETLWDVFPDLREIDEVRTAFHEALETQQPTSYELYYDVLDFWVEANLYPSETGISVYFRDVTDRKERERELERTERRFEAIFEDPNILVGLLEPDGTVIDINQTAMEYIDADLAAVTGELFWETPWWGEGEEIRADVREWTERAADGEYVNFEADLTRPNGDLYTLNGVFRPVTNDDGDVVSVIVSDRDVTERKQRERELEESEQRYRTIAEYFPNGIITLFDHDLEYTLAAGQGFDRIPVDPDDLEGQSFYDVWPAGTSSDLEPAILAALEGDEQSVELSYAGREWVIHAVPITDERGEVFAGVTMAQDITERKANQRKLEKTISQLEESNKRLEQFAYAASHDLQEPLRMVSSYLQLIKSRYADDLDEEGEEFLAYAVDGADRMREMIDGLLEYSRVETRGGPLEPVDLEEILDSVLTDLQLRIEETDAEITRDGLPRVEGDASQIRQVFQNLLSNSLTYSGDDPPRIHVDARRRGDDWVISVHDDGIGIDPTDQQRVFDVFQRLHSRNEYQGTGIGLALCQRIIERHDGDIWLESEPGEGSTFSFTLPAVPNTDK
- the fdhF gene encoding formate dehydrogenase subunit alpha, with product MSSENQDPVKTICPYCGVGCGIEIQQGDEAGDVRFLPWGDAPVNEGRICIKGGAATEVVDHEDRLTDPLIKEDGEFREASWSEALEYVVDELERIRDEHGPDSMGFLASSKVMNEENYLLQKLARRYGTNNVDNCTRMCHASTVWALRTSLGAGAMTNSMRDLRDAADLFWIQGANPGEQHPIANSQYFRQAVLDGATVVQVDPHANKTTRTFGIDDTDRHLHLQLNPGTDIPLLNIVLKTILDYHDENPDEGWIDEEFVEERTEGFEHLRETLEGFDKSAAAAECGVPLEEIERAATKYAAADNAAIFTGMGMSQHACGVDNVQNEINLALITGNLGRPGTGVNPLRGQNNVQGTCDVGAMPNVLPGYQLVDDDAARESVEDVWGFEIPAEPGLTNVELTYEAGDAIRGLYVMGENPVMSEPDANSVAERLADLEFTVVQDIFMTETAEFADVVLPATTWAERGGTVTNTDRRVQRMRGVDKVHENTKHDLEILREIGTRLFDGDAFSFEDPESVFEELRRVCPSYHGMTYDLLGEEGLHWPCYEPGDEGDPFLYEAGFDTENGRGHIEGVDHQPPAETPDDDYPLILTTARLEEHYNTGTMSTRSPTLNRQTPENFVDVHPADADRYGIEDGEYVRLRSRRGEITLEAHVTDDTKEGVVWTTPHFAAASANVLTNHVLDERAKIPEYKAAAAEIEVDIESASADDDPAATD
- the mobA gene encoding molybdenum cofactor guanylyltransferase, with amino-acid sequence MASETGRDDRTGLILAGGHSTRFGDEDKALADLAGTPMIRRVFRRLEPVVDDIVVNCRMEQVPAIRTALADGPNASFAVDPIPDRGPVAGILTGLREATTAYAAVVGCDMPFIDTALVDHLFERASGHDAAVPRLDDRWFQTTQAVYQAKPMAEACERALERDERRIVEPLFELDYVVVDENEVRSHASLETFENVNTREELEAAATRLEAE
- the yqeC gene encoding selenium cofactor biosynthesis protein YqeC — encoded protein: MDVIEALRAETGVVAVVGAGGKKTTLYALAEKAAREEDRRVVVTATVRIPPFDRNVTRVHVTADPIPAIKRTSDWPVGVVPGRDGEERYGGYDPGDVDRIASAEVADLVLVKADGARTREFKAPGTDEPQLPRRVDTVIPIASVRAVGKPLSSEYVHRPEHVSAITGRKRGDPVQAIDVARVLASERGGLTDVPDDATVVPLLNKVDDEDSRSDAEEIAAGLLERTPAVERVVLARMVADDPVVDVIEA